A single Xylella taiwanensis DNA region contains:
- a CDS encoding phage portal protein has product MLRPARCVHRVGASTNLDHAAAVRARSPTLRVPLQGQVLEIDCLDSSKNLSLNDGGRIMNGIQYDPRGCVRAYWLCDTHPGEHVHHT; this is encoded by the coding sequence TTGTTACGCCCCGCACGGTGCGTGCACCGCGTTGGAGCCAGTACCAACCTCGATCATGCCGCCGCCGTCCGCGCTCGGTCTCCGACACTGCGGGTACCGTTGCAAGGGCAGGTACTGGAAATCGATTGCCTGGACAGCAGCAAAAACCTTTCCTTAAACGATGGGGGACGGATCATGAACGGTATCCAATACGACCCACGGGGCTGCGTGCGCGCCTACTGGCTGTGTGACACACATCCAGGTGAGCATGTGCATCACACATGA